CTGCGCACGGAACTGAATGACACACGCAAACGCTGGCAGACGCGGCTGGGGGAAACGGAAAGCCGCGTGGCGGTGGTGCAGCACCAGCTTCAGGAACTGAATGTCTCGGGCGCGAATTTTTGGTCGGAATTGGGCAAGCAGGTGCAGCGGTTTGTCTTCACGCGGGGGACGAACATTGCACTGGCCCTGCTGGCCTTTCTAGTGGTTCTCTTTGGCCTGCGGGCGGCCTACTATTATGCCCTGAAGCTGGTGCCGGTGAAGAAGTACCAGCGGCTGAGTTTCTCCGCCCGGCTGCTGGATGTGGTGCATGAAGGGGGCAGCCTGCTGCTGGCCATCGTCTCCGCCCTGCTGGTGCTGTATGCCCGGGGGGACTGGCTGCTGGGCGGGCTGGCTTTGTTAGCCGTGGGTGGTTTGCTGATGACGGCGAAGTCGGGAATCGGCAAGCACCTGGAGGAGTTGCAATTTTTGTTAAACCTGGGCTCGGTGCGCGAGGGAGAGCGCGTGTACATTCGCGGTGTGCCGTGGCGCGTTGGGGCCATCCACATGTTTACGCAGCTCACGAATGTGGCCATCGGCGGGCCGGGGCTGCGGCTGCCTTTGGCGGAGCTTTCGAAGATGGTTTCGCGCCCGAGCTCGCTGGATGAGCCGTGGTTCCCGTGCAGCAAGCGGTCGTGGATTTTGCTGAACGGGGCTACGCTGGCGCAGGTGACGGACATCACGCCGGACCAGGTGGAGCTGCGCTATGGCGGGGGGCTGAAGCGCTGCCTGCCGATCAGTGACTTTGTGAAGATGGATGTGGCCTGTCTGGCGGGCGGTTTTGCGCGCTCCATCACGGTGGGGTTTGACTATCGGCATCAGCCGCAGGCGCTGACGGAGATGCCTGAAATCCTGAAGTCGGCAGTGAAGGCGGCCTTGCTGGAGACGATGCGGGAGGAGGAACTGACGGATGTGGTGGTGGACTTTCAGGAGGCGGCGGCTTCGTCGCTGAATTTTCTGGTGGTCGCTGTGCTGGCGGGTTCCCAGGCGCCTAACTATCTTTCCATTCCACGGATCATGCAGCGGGCGGTGCTGGCCACGGCGAGCAGGAATGGCTGGGAGATCCCCTTTCCGCAAATGGTGGTGCGGCAGGCGGGCGTTTGATCTACTGAAGTGCCCACAAAAAAGGCCAGCCACTGGTGGGTGGCTGGCCTGGAAAGGGACGGCGAAGATTATTCGCTGACCTTGGCGCTCTTGATGGTCACGGCTTCAGCAGGCACGTCGCGATGACCGCCTTTGGAGGTGGTCTGCACAGCGGCGATCTGGTCGATGACTTCAAGGCCTTTGGTGACTTTGCCAAAGACGCAGTAGCCCCAGCCGTCCTGGCCAGGATAGTCGAGGAAGCTGTTGTCCTTGAGGTTGATGAAGAACTGGCTGGAGGCGCTGTGTGGGTCCGGCGTGCGGGCCATGGCGAGGCTGCCTTTGACGTTCTTGAGGCCGTTGGCGGCTTCGTTCTGGATGGGGGCATCCGTCTTCTTCTGCTGCATGTCAGCGGTGAAGCCACCGCCCTGGATCATGAAGTCAGGGATCACGCGATGGAAGATGAGGCCATCATAGTGGCCTTTTTTCACGTATTTGACGAAGTTGGCGACGGTGCTCGGGGCCTTGGCGGCGTCGAGCTCGATTTCGATGGTACCTTTGCTGGTTTCCATCACGACTTTCACTGGTTTGGTTTCGCTCACAGGGGTCTCTTGGGCTGGGGTTAAACCGGTCGAGCCGACAAACGTGACTGCGAGGGCGGCAAGAAGCGGAAAATTGAGTTTCATAGAGTTGGGGCTTGAATGAGGCATGGAGAGGCCGGATTTGCAAAGGGGAATGTCGGCATCGGGCAAATGGCAGGGGGTGACATAAAGAACGGCCATTTTTGAATAATGCAGAACATTCCAGCGTCTGAGCTTCAGTTATGAAAACAAAATTCCTTTCTCTGGCTGGGGTGGTCTTGTGTGCCGCCGCCCTTAGCTCCTGTGTGAACTACGATGAGTATGGTTACGGTTATTCCGGGGTCGCGCCTGTGGGCGGCACTGTTTACGTGGATGATGGCCCCTACTACGGTGGCGGGTATGGCTACGGCGGCTACGGCTACGCGCCTGCCTATACCAGCGTCGGTTTCCTGGGCTTTGGCGGTGGGGGATTCTTTCCCGGTTACGGCTATGGCGGCTCCTATTACAACCGCCACCGCCATCACGATCACCATGACCATCACGACGGCGGCTATTACCGGTCTTCGTCCGCCAGCTCCAGATATGCCTCTCGGGTGAGCCGCCCGAGTTCTTCCCTGGGAGGTTCGGTAGGTCGT
The Prosthecobacter algae genome window above contains:
- a CDS encoding peptidylprolyl isomerase is translated as METSKGTIEIELDAAKAPSTVANFVKYVKKGHYDGLIFHRVIPDFMIQGGGFTADMQQKKTDAPIQNEAANGLKNVKGSLAMARTPDPHSASSQFFINLKDNSFLDYPGQDGWGYCVFGKVTKGLEVIDQIAAVQTTSKGGHRDVPAEAVTIKSAKVSE